The following coding sequences are from one Rathayibacter sp. SW19 window:
- a CDS encoding citrate/2-methylcitrate synthase has product MVLDSDLTLLQNDELYFRGRSAVELARRLQFEDGVRLLWATPQSRDDIDDRFVSRPDVVKAVRKASAAVGDSLRFMDRLKLALLIAGAKDPVRGSLGQSAVRDAGRQILSTMVDSLTDLRAHPPLSAPLATRLWAKISPLEASVGNLRLLNATMLLCMDHDLAISTMSARVAASARADAYAAVTVALSTLDGAMHGAASIAAVEMLTETLETGRAEQAISSQIARFGMIPGFGHVIYKEVDPRARFLLKSMRELPDFQEALGAADRLSAVIHSRSPRPANLDFALAVLVIGAKMHADAGELIFAVSRTAGWIAHILDEYAQPALRLRPESRYIGTEPFRR; this is encoded by the coding sequence ATGGTCCTGGATTCCGATCTCACTCTGTTGCAAAACGACGAGTTGTACTTCCGCGGCAGATCGGCCGTGGAGCTCGCCCGGCGGCTGCAATTCGAAGACGGCGTGAGGCTTCTCTGGGCAACACCACAGTCGCGCGATGACATCGACGATCGATTTGTCAGCAGGCCCGACGTCGTCAAAGCTGTTCGTAAAGCGAGCGCGGCTGTGGGTGATTCGCTGCGCTTCATGGATCGGTTGAAACTCGCTCTCTTGATTGCTGGCGCGAAGGACCCCGTGCGGGGTTCATTAGGTCAATCAGCAGTCAGGGATGCGGGTCGGCAGATCCTGTCCACAATGGTGGATTCCCTTACAGACCTTCGAGCGCATCCGCCCCTGTCAGCTCCGCTGGCGACCCGGTTATGGGCGAAGATTTCGCCACTTGAGGCTTCAGTCGGAAACCTCCGACTTCTCAACGCCACGATGCTTCTCTGCATGGATCACGACCTCGCGATCTCAACCATGTCGGCCAGGGTGGCGGCTTCGGCTCGAGCGGATGCGTATGCCGCAGTCACGGTGGCCCTCAGCACATTGGACGGAGCCATGCATGGTGCCGCGAGCATTGCGGCCGTGGAGATGCTGACCGAAACGTTGGAGACAGGCAGGGCGGAGCAGGCAATCTCCAGTCAAATTGCCAGATTCGGCATGATACCCGGCTTCGGACATGTCATCTACAAGGAGGTGGATCCCCGTGCGAGGTTTCTACTCAAATCAATGCGGGAACTTCCCGACTTTCAAGAAGCGCTGGGCGCCGCCGATCGTCTATCAGCAGTGATCCACTCTCGCAGTCCTCGACCAGCGAATCTCGACTTCGCCTTAGCCGTCCTGGTGATTGGAGCGAAGATGCACGCAGACGCAGGAGAGTTGATCTTCGCCGTGTCAAGAACAGCCGGCTGGATTGCGCACATCCTCGACGAATATGCCCAGCCAGCACTGCGCCTCCGTCCCGAGTCGAGATACATCGGCACAGAGCCATTTCGCCGCTAG
- a CDS encoding citrate/2-methylcitrate synthase, whose product MKSAIRMDDTPIDVPRGLTNVIVTETELGGVRGQEGFYHYRQYSATDLARTRSVEDIWQLLLDGTLPTEKEREAFAAQIADASTLSVELAEALPMIAKSTMNADGLAGLRVALSLEGAAASLRPLYDLGLRQRREDLIALASKTPTIIAALNRLQVGKKPIAPRPDLGYVANYLYMLQGIAPEPRAVAGLSAYVAAAVDHGFNASTFTARVIASTGADAASCLVGALGALSGPLHGGAPSRALDTLDAIGSPENIDTWISERLTAGQRIMGFGHPVYRTEDPRSALLKEVAKSFGGPRVEFAVTVEERVPVLLEQFKPGRELHTNLEWYAAIIMELCGLDRELFTPTFAAARILGWTANVLEQSSDPKIIRPSARYVGPPPPQPVPSLQ is encoded by the coding sequence ATGAAGTCAGCAATCCGGATGGATGACACCCCAATCGATGTACCTCGCGGTCTCACGAACGTGATCGTCACCGAGACTGAACTCGGCGGCGTCAGAGGTCAAGAGGGCTTTTACCACTACCGCCAATATTCAGCGACCGACTTGGCTCGCACCAGATCAGTGGAGGACATTTGGCAACTTCTCCTCGACGGCACTCTCCCAACCGAAAAAGAACGCGAAGCGTTTGCTGCGCAAATCGCCGATGCTTCAACTCTGTCCGTCGAGTTGGCCGAGGCGCTGCCGATGATCGCGAAATCGACGATGAATGCGGACGGGCTTGCTGGTCTGCGGGTAGCACTGTCGCTTGAAGGCGCGGCGGCCAGCTTGCGACCGCTTTACGACCTCGGTCTCCGACAACGGCGCGAAGACCTGATCGCCCTGGCAAGCAAAACCCCCACCATAATCGCGGCCCTGAACCGACTCCAAGTCGGCAAGAAGCCGATCGCACCGCGACCTGACCTCGGCTACGTGGCCAACTACCTCTACATGCTCCAGGGAATCGCCCCCGAGCCGCGCGCCGTTGCAGGCCTGTCTGCCTACGTTGCGGCCGCCGTGGATCACGGCTTCAACGCATCCACGTTCACCGCACGCGTCATCGCATCCACCGGCGCCGATGCCGCCTCATGCCTGGTTGGGGCGCTCGGTGCACTCTCCGGGCCACTCCACGGAGGCGCACCAAGTCGCGCTCTCGACACACTTGATGCGATTGGGAGCCCCGAAAACATCGATACCTGGATCAGCGAACGCCTCACTGCAGGGCAACGCATTATGGGCTTCGGCCATCCCGTCTACCGCACCGAGGACCCTCGATCTGCCCTACTCAAGGAAGTTGCGAAGTCTTTCGGCGGACCCAGAGTCGAATTCGCCGTCACCGTCGAGGAACGGGTTCCCGTGCTCCTCGAGCAGTTCAAACCAGGTCGGGAACTGCACACCAACCTTGAGTGGTACGCCGCAATCATCATGGAACTCTGCGGACTCGACCGCGAACTGTTCACGCCCACGTTCGCCGCCGCCCGCATCCTTGGATGGACCGCGAACGTACTCGAGCAATCCAGCGACCCCAAGATCATCCGCCCCTCGGCACGATACGTGGGACCGCCGCCACCCCAACCAGTTCCAAGCCTTCAGTGA
- a CDS encoding 5'-3' exonuclease, whose product MTERLMLLDTASLYFRAFYGVPDSVRSPDGTPVNAVRGLLDIIARLVTEFEPTSLVACWDDAWRPRWRVALIPSYKEHRVAEFVQDGTDVEEIPENLVVQIPIVRDVLAAFGIVVLGAADHEADDVIGTLASSATTAVDVVTGDRDLFQLVDDSSDVRVVYTARGMSKLEIVTDSVLEAKYGISPKQYSDFAVMRGDASDGLPGVAGIGEKTAANLLREYGTLGGIIAAAASDADTTLSPAIRGRILAAADYLGVAPKVVDVVRDLDLGDVDARIRPLITAQRAAVEQRAVRWGLGSSVDRALRALGNDVAPS is encoded by the coding sequence ATGACCGAGCGATTGATGCTCCTCGATACCGCCTCGCTTTATTTCCGCGCATTCTATGGGGTGCCCGATTCAGTGCGCAGCCCGGACGGGACGCCCGTGAACGCGGTGCGCGGACTGCTCGACATCATCGCGCGTCTCGTCACCGAGTTTGAACCGACCTCGCTTGTCGCCTGTTGGGACGACGCGTGGCGGCCGCGCTGGCGGGTCGCGCTGATCCCGAGCTACAAAGAGCACCGAGTTGCGGAATTCGTGCAGGATGGCACGGACGTCGAAGAAATCCCGGAGAACTTAGTTGTGCAGATTCCGATCGTCCGCGATGTGCTCGCCGCATTCGGGATCGTCGTGCTCGGCGCCGCCGATCACGAGGCTGACGACGTGATCGGGACCCTTGCCAGCTCTGCAACGACGGCCGTCGATGTTGTCACAGGTGACCGCGATCTGTTCCAGCTGGTCGATGATTCGTCAGACGTGCGCGTGGTATATACCGCTCGCGGCATGAGCAAGCTCGAGATCGTCACGGACAGCGTGCTCGAGGCGAAATACGGGATCAGTCCGAAACAGTACAGTGATTTTGCCGTCATGCGCGGAGATGCATCCGACGGACTTCCCGGAGTCGCAGGCATCGGTGAGAAGACCGCAGCGAATCTGTTGCGCGAGTACGGCACGCTCGGTGGCATCATTGCCGCGGCCGCTTCCGACGCCGATACTACGCTTTCACCTGCCATTCGCGGTCGCATACTCGCCGCCGCCGACTACCTCGGTGTTGCTCCGAAGGTGGTCGACGTGGTGCGCGACCTTGATCTCGGTGACGTGGATGCGCGCATCCGCCCTCTGATTACGGCGCAGCGCGCCGCCGTAGAGCAACGTGCCGTACGGTGGGGTCTCGGAAGTTCGGTTGACCGGGCACTGCGTGCGCTCGGCAACGACGTTGCCCCCTCATAA
- a CDS encoding AAA family ATPase, which translates to MGTLAGVLVGRESELERLFAASSEAETAGPALVFVEGEAGMGKTSLLNALVADSGEHMRMLRVAGEASEQILEYGVVEQLHQQLKLRPEADRPPGLGAVLLEGIRSAADRRPLALIFDDAQWFDRASVQTLSYLIRRLSNVPVLIVVASRPSASWLAPIQRAAAQHRYRKILLDGLPVPAVRQLASTGGVTLSQRAAERLWRHTGGSPQLCRALIEELDPEEFSRGDGALPAPSSYAALVADHFAGCDEQVRSVVAASAVFGSAAPLASLAYLAEVEGIPAAVDVAIKRGLLTRRSRGGSWRIDVPHALVRSAVLDALPLATSIRLHSRAAELSPEPVQAMLHRLRAVPGHDPDVAAQAISLARSRQTDGQALARAQLLTGAAELLPPGTERTIALVQAADILLALGEARWAAAILGTVGAERPGEMDAHELLVRGHLAVQLGDATGPELIAQAWKAGESPQVTVGAAELLAFGALDVGDGEATGSWARRAIQAAAPGTANLGCAGTMLAASWVLRGNLDAGREELEPQLQRFAGTGSEADVLLGLALLDIWDGRFDAAEHTLARLAGLVDRGPAMVRAITALARAEHHYRVGEWDASLEVIEASMAALDEGWESRTAPMVLTVGSFVQAGRGEWDAARDSLSQAESMMSGPGHFTARMWVAIGRARLAVAANDAVVVVEELSPLLAMLEGAALCEGYQPWRTDLAEALVAVGQLGEADEILGLGRARMRCGGAHVRVGILRAEALLAAARGDEAAAVARFDDALAVDPSVTGRFMFARTAFAAGAFERRRGQRRRAVQRLKDALEIFDAVGAVPFANRARSELELCGLQRGTAARKGATVLTPAERSVAGLVVKGHTNREVAAQLSISVKTVETHLTRTFAKFDIRGRVELVAALRGDSDLDA; encoded by the coding sequence ATGGGTACGCTCGCGGGCGTGCTTGTCGGGCGAGAGAGCGAACTCGAGAGACTGTTCGCTGCGTCGAGTGAGGCTGAGACGGCCGGGCCGGCCCTTGTCTTCGTCGAAGGCGAGGCCGGGATGGGTAAGACCTCTCTGCTCAATGCTCTCGTGGCCGACTCCGGTGAACACATGCGGATGCTGCGCGTCGCCGGTGAGGCGTCGGAGCAGATCCTCGAATACGGGGTGGTCGAGCAACTGCACCAGCAACTGAAGTTGCGGCCCGAGGCCGATCGACCACCGGGGCTGGGCGCGGTGCTGCTTGAGGGCATCCGCAGTGCCGCCGATCGGCGTCCGCTCGCTCTCATTTTCGACGACGCGCAGTGGTTCGACCGGGCATCGGTGCAGACGCTGTCGTATCTGATCCGTCGGCTTTCGAATGTGCCGGTGCTCATCGTGGTCGCATCACGTCCGAGCGCGAGTTGGCTGGCACCCATCCAACGCGCTGCCGCACAGCACCGCTATCGGAAGATCCTGTTGGACGGCCTGCCCGTGCCTGCGGTGCGACAATTGGCATCGACGGGGGGCGTGACGCTGAGTCAGCGCGCGGCAGAACGATTGTGGCGCCATACCGGTGGAAGCCCGCAGCTGTGCCGGGCGTTGATCGAGGAACTCGACCCCGAGGAGTTCTCCCGAGGCGACGGTGCGCTGCCGGCACCGAGTTCGTATGCGGCGCTAGTGGCCGACCATTTTGCGGGATGCGACGAGCAGGTGCGGTCGGTTGTGGCGGCATCCGCCGTGTTCGGGTCCGCGGCACCGTTGGCGAGCCTGGCCTATCTTGCCGAGGTGGAGGGTATACCCGCCGCTGTGGATGTAGCGATCAAGCGTGGTCTTTTGACGCGACGCTCACGGGGCGGTTCCTGGCGGATCGATGTGCCTCATGCTCTGGTTCGTTCGGCCGTACTTGACGCATTGCCGCTCGCTACGAGCATACGGCTTCACTCCCGCGCTGCCGAGTTGAGTCCGGAGCCGGTACAAGCGATGCTTCATCGCCTGCGGGCCGTGCCAGGGCATGATCCAGACGTGGCTGCGCAGGCGATATCGTTAGCGCGGTCTCGACAGACGGATGGCCAAGCCCTCGCGCGAGCGCAGCTGCTGACAGGCGCGGCCGAATTGCTTCCGCCGGGCACGGAACGAACGATTGCGCTGGTGCAGGCGGCGGATATCCTGTTGGCTCTGGGTGAAGCACGCTGGGCAGCGGCGATCCTCGGCACGGTGGGTGCCGAGCGTCCCGGTGAGATGGATGCCCATGAGCTGCTGGTTCGCGGTCATCTCGCCGTACAGTTGGGCGACGCAACCGGGCCGGAATTGATCGCGCAAGCGTGGAAGGCCGGCGAAAGTCCACAGGTGACGGTCGGGGCCGCCGAGTTGTTGGCGTTCGGCGCACTTGACGTCGGCGACGGTGAGGCGACAGGCAGTTGGGCTCGGCGGGCGATCCAAGCTGCCGCGCCGGGAACGGCGAATCTGGGCTGTGCGGGCACGATGCTCGCCGCGAGCTGGGTATTGCGCGGGAACCTCGATGCCGGCAGAGAAGAGCTTGAGCCGCAGCTGCAGCGCTTCGCCGGGACCGGCAGTGAGGCAGACGTCCTGCTCGGGCTGGCGCTGCTGGACATCTGGGATGGTCGCTTCGACGCGGCAGAACACACACTTGCGCGTCTTGCCGGTTTGGTTGACAGGGGCCCGGCGATGGTTCGTGCGATCACGGCGCTTGCGCGGGCTGAACACCATTACCGGGTCGGCGAATGGGATGCATCCTTGGAGGTGATCGAGGCCTCGATGGCTGCCCTCGATGAAGGCTGGGAGTCTCGCACCGCCCCGATGGTTCTGACGGTCGGCTCGTTCGTGCAGGCGGGGCGGGGCGAGTGGGATGCCGCGCGCGACTCGCTTTCGCAAGCGGAATCAATGATGAGTGGGCCGGGGCATTTCACCGCTCGAATGTGGGTCGCGATCGGGCGGGCCAGGCTGGCCGTTGCAGCGAATGACGCGGTGGTGGTGGTTGAGGAGCTGTCTCCGTTGCTGGCAATGCTCGAAGGCGCAGCATTGTGCGAGGGCTATCAACCGTGGCGCACGGATCTCGCGGAGGCTCTGGTGGCTGTGGGGCAACTCGGCGAAGCGGACGAGATTCTAGGGCTCGGCCGGGCACGGATGCGCTGCGGCGGCGCCCACGTGCGCGTCGGGATACTTCGTGCCGAGGCGCTGTTAGCGGCCGCGCGGGGCGATGAGGCGGCTGCGGTTGCGCGGTTCGATGACGCGCTTGCCGTCGACCCGAGTGTCACCGGACGATTCATGTTCGCCCGAACAGCGTTTGCCGCCGGCGCGTTCGAACGGCGACGCGGCCAGCGCCGGCGTGCGGTGCAACGGCTCAAGGACGCTCTTGAAATCTTCGACGCGGTCGGTGCGGTGCCGTTCGCGAACAGGGCGCGCAGCGAGCTTGAGTTGTGCGGTCTGCAACGAGGCACTGCAGCACGGAAGGGCGCCACGGTGCTGACGCCCGCGGAGCGGTCCGTGGCCGGGCTGGTGGTCAAGGGGCACACGAACCGCGAAGTGGCCGCGCAGTTGTCGATCAGTGTGAAGACTGTGGAAACTCACTTGACCCGCACCTTCGCCAAGTTCGACATTCGGGGACGTGTCGAGCTCGTTGCTGCCCTGCGCGGCGATTCCGACTTGGATGCGTGA
- a CDS encoding response regulator — protein sequence MTDQPLTVLVVDDDYRVASVHVGFVERIPGFRVVGQAHTATDALALAESAQPDLVLMDVYLPDGDGLQVVRTLLDTPSPPAVIVISAASDVATVRLAVQLGAVHYLVKPFGFSALAERLTAFRDAHAHIAELPDEATQDDVNRLFDLLRPPSRTHQAAGLGNLAPTLQLVYDAISASGSSLSASQIAANIGISRATAQRYLTQLEQSNIIKLELRYGSTGRPEHLYSIKRRTIG from the coding sequence ATGACCGACCAGCCGCTCACCGTGCTGGTGGTCGACGACGACTATCGCGTCGCATCCGTTCACGTCGGTTTCGTTGAACGCATCCCCGGTTTCCGCGTGGTCGGGCAGGCGCACACGGCGACGGATGCGCTTGCGCTGGCCGAGTCTGCTCAGCCTGACCTCGTGCTCATGGACGTCTATCTTCCGGATGGCGACGGTCTTCAGGTGGTGCGAACCCTCCTCGATACGCCGTCGCCACCGGCCGTGATCGTGATCTCGGCCGCGAGCGATGTTGCCACGGTTCGGCTCGCCGTGCAGCTGGGAGCCGTGCACTACCTGGTCAAACCGTTCGGCTTCTCGGCGCTCGCCGAACGGCTCACTGCCTTCCGCGATGCGCACGCGCATATCGCGGAGTTGCCCGATGAGGCGACTCAGGACGACGTGAACAGACTGTTCGATCTGTTACGGCCGCCTTCGCGAACCCACCAAGCCGCGGGGCTCGGCAATCTCGCACCCACGCTTCAACTGGTCTACGACGCGATCTCCGCCAGCGGATCCAGCCTTTCAGCATCACAGATCGCCGCCAACATCGGCATCAGCCGCGCGACGGCGCAGCGCTATCTCACGCAACTCGAGCAGAGCAACATCATCAAGCTCGAGTTGCGCTACGGAAGCACCGGGCGGCCCGAACACTTGTATTCGATCAAACGGCGAACGATCGGGTGA
- a CDS encoding sensor histidine kinase, whose product MRRWVRKLSSQIFLAQLVILVVSMAVGFAFVAQTARQHIDDDYQARAAAIAQTFAEIPTIRECLSGGGASCAGTVQQLASATARHAGAAYVVVIDLNRVRHSHPNPALIGQKVSEPLVARDGKVHLGIDSGSTGPTANARVPLYAPSGALAGEVSVGIRESSVSGELLAELPSYAGWFLLVLAIGALASFALASLLKRRTFGLELDEIARLLQEREATLHGIREGVIAIDPAGRISLVNDEAQRLLRLPDHASGRRLEDVLGEGSLRDVLAGTSIVTDAVAVTDDHCLVINRMPIELGGRAHGAVVTLRDRTDIEGLTRELDGERSFTESMRAQQHEFSNRIHGIAGLLELGRPAEALQYVNEIRGTTADLDQALRTHIGAPQIVGLMLGKAAEANERGIDLVISADTDLGEAPDRVQALTTILGNLIDNAFDALAGAPTPRRVEVSVVESPESVRVVVADNGPGIPSGSSQLIFGDGYSTKRGSLARHSGLGLSLVHSTVAKLGGSIVVSDGAGARFTVVLPRTSALSMDRPR is encoded by the coding sequence ATGCGACGATGGGTCAGAAAACTGTCGAGCCAGATCTTCCTGGCCCAGCTAGTGATCCTCGTGGTGTCGATGGCGGTCGGCTTCGCCTTCGTCGCTCAGACCGCACGGCAGCACATCGATGACGACTATCAGGCCCGTGCGGCTGCGATCGCTCAGACGTTCGCCGAAATCCCGACCATCCGCGAATGTCTCAGCGGCGGCGGTGCAAGCTGTGCCGGCACGGTGCAGCAGCTGGCCTCGGCGACTGCCCGGCATGCCGGTGCGGCCTACGTGGTCGTCATCGATCTGAATCGAGTGCGGCACTCCCACCCCAACCCCGCCTTGATCGGACAGAAGGTCAGCGAGCCGCTCGTCGCGCGCGACGGCAAGGTGCACCTGGGCATCGACTCCGGCTCGACCGGTCCCACCGCCAACGCGCGCGTGCCACTGTACGCACCGAGCGGCGCGCTGGCCGGAGAAGTCTCCGTAGGCATCCGGGAGAGCTCGGTGTCCGGTGAACTGCTCGCCGAGCTTCCGTCGTATGCGGGCTGGTTCCTGCTCGTCTTGGCAATCGGCGCACTCGCGTCGTTCGCACTTGCGAGTCTGCTGAAACGCAGGACGTTCGGTCTGGAACTGGATGAGATCGCACGGTTGCTGCAGGAGCGTGAGGCGACGCTGCACGGCATCCGTGAGGGTGTCATCGCCATCGATCCGGCAGGCCGGATCAGCCTCGTCAACGATGAGGCGCAGCGATTGCTGCGACTGCCGGACCATGCCTCCGGCCGCCGGCTGGAAGACGTGCTGGGTGAGGGCAGCCTGCGCGATGTCCTCGCCGGCACGAGCATCGTCACGGACGCGGTGGCGGTCACCGATGATCACTGCCTGGTGATCAACCGGATGCCCATCGAGCTCGGCGGTCGTGCGCACGGCGCGGTCGTCACGTTGCGTGATCGCACGGATATCGAGGGGTTGACGCGCGAACTCGACGGTGAACGCAGTTTTACAGAGTCGATGCGCGCGCAGCAGCACGAGTTCTCGAACCGCATCCATGGGATCGCGGGTCTACTGGAACTCGGGCGTCCTGCCGAAGCTTTGCAATACGTCAACGAAATCCGTGGCACCACAGCGGATCTCGACCAGGCGCTCCGAACCCACATCGGCGCGCCGCAGATCGTGGGGTTGATGTTGGGCAAGGCGGCAGAGGCCAACGAGCGCGGCATCGACCTCGTGATCTCCGCCGACACGGATCTCGGCGAGGCGCCAGATCGCGTGCAAGCGCTGACGACGATCCTCGGCAATCTGATCGACAACGCGTTCGATGCGCTCGCCGGTGCTCCAACGCCGCGTCGTGTCGAAGTGAGCGTCGTTGAGTCGCCGGAATCGGTGCGCGTCGTTGTGGCAGACAACGGGCCAGGCATCCCGTCTGGGAGTTCGCAGCTGATATTCGGCGACGGCTATTCCACCAAGCGCGGTTCACTTGCTCGGCACAGCGGCCTCGGACTTTCCCTGGTGCACAGCACGGTCGCCAAGCTCGGCGGGTCGATCGTCGTCTCCGACGGAGCGGGTGCGAGGTTCACGGTCGTGCTGCCTCGAACGTCGGCTCTTTCCATGGACCGCCCGCGATGA
- a CDS encoding ABC transporter ATP-binding protein translates to MSDHNPNRARTAIEPAEDAARIEIVGLTKRYLTPKGETFTAIRDVSLTVEPGQFCAIVGPTGCGKSTTLAQVSGLEKPSGGSVKVGGQTVDGVTSGVSYMFQADSLFPWKTVLGNVMIGPILLGTPKREATTLALDWLRRVGLTGFEDRYPHQLSGGMRKRVAMAAALINNPRILLMDEPFGALDVQTKAIMQTELLQLWEELRPSVLFITHDLDEAVALSDRVVILTSSPGSVKDVFDIDLPRPRGDVQEIRHEARFLELQGQIWTSLKDEVTRAYEETAGKAA, encoded by the coding sequence ATGAGTGATCACAATCCCAATCGTGCACGCACCGCCATCGAACCGGCGGAGGATGCTGCGCGGATCGAAATCGTGGGGCTGACCAAGCGCTACCTCACGCCGAAAGGCGAAACGTTCACGGCCATCCGTGACGTGTCGCTCACCGTCGAACCCGGCCAGTTCTGCGCGATCGTCGGACCGACCGGCTGCGGCAAGTCAACGACCCTTGCCCAGGTGTCCGGGCTGGAGAAGCCGAGCGGCGGATCGGTGAAAGTCGGCGGCCAGACCGTCGACGGCGTCACCAGCGGCGTCAGCTACATGTTCCAAGCGGATTCCCTCTTCCCGTGGAAGACCGTACTGGGCAACGTGATGATCGGCCCGATCCTGCTCGGCACCCCCAAGCGCGAAGCCACTACGCTCGCCCTGGACTGGTTACGCCGCGTTGGTCTGACCGGCTTCGAAGACCGTTATCCGCACCAGCTCTCGGGCGGCATGCGCAAGCGCGTCGCGATGGCGGCCGCGCTGATCAACAACCCGCGAATCCTCCTGATGGATGAGCCGTTCGGCGCTCTCGACGTGCAGACCAAGGCGATCATGCAGACCGAACTGCTGCAGCTCTGGGAGGAGCTGCGCCCCTCCGTACTCTTCATCACTCACGATCTGGACGAAGCGGTGGCCCTGTCGGACCGCGTTGTGATCCTGACCAGCAGCCCCGGGTCGGTCAAAGACGTCTTCGACATCGATCTGCCCCGCCCACGCGGCGACGTGCAGGAGATCCGGCACGAAGCACGATTCCTCGAACTACAGGGACAGATCTGGACTTCACTCAAAGACGAGGTCACGCGCGCATACGAAGAAACGGCAGGTAAAGCAGCATGA
- a CDS encoding ABC transporter permease, whose amino-acid sequence MTSITLSGAPSREKEKSDVQLTARRARTRRSAWVWFGRILVAVIVIGGWQWFTTVGWVDKFFFGQPSAIWDSLVHLFTVGTAFGTIWENLGVTAQEAFLGFLLGTLAGVVIGILFGSNKYLATVFGPYIKALNSVPRIVLGSIFIVAFGLGVFPKVLLAAVLVFFVVFFNAFQGVREADQNLIANVRVLGASPLQVARHVTIPSAMTWIIASLHTAFGFAIIGALVGEVLGAQHGVGLIISQAQGNFDPNTVFAAMVIMAVITLGAEYLLTLLERSLLKWRPPSRSETQAI is encoded by the coding sequence ATGACATCGATAACGCTCTCCGGCGCCCCCTCGCGCGAGAAAGAGAAAAGCGACGTGCAACTCACCGCACGCCGGGCGAGGACACGCCGCTCCGCCTGGGTCTGGTTCGGGCGCATCCTCGTCGCCGTCATCGTGATCGGCGGCTGGCAGTGGTTCACGACCGTCGGATGGGTCGACAAGTTCTTCTTCGGGCAGCCGTCGGCGATCTGGGACAGCCTCGTGCACCTGTTCACCGTCGGCACCGCCTTCGGAACGATCTGGGAGAACCTCGGCGTGACGGCCCAGGAAGCATTCCTCGGCTTCCTGCTGGGCACACTCGCTGGGGTGGTGATCGGCATCCTGTTCGGCTCCAACAAGTACCTCGCGACCGTGTTCGGCCCTTACATCAAGGCACTGAACTCGGTCCCTCGCATCGTGCTCGGGTCGATCTTCATCGTCGCGTTCGGCCTCGGAGTGTTTCCCAAAGTGCTGCTCGCAGCCGTACTCGTTTTCTTCGTCGTCTTCTTCAACGCGTTCCAGGGCGTGCGCGAAGCGGATCAGAACCTCATCGCGAATGTGCGGGTGCTCGGGGCGTCGCCGCTTCAAGTCGCACGTCACGTGACGATTCCGTCGGCGATGACCTGGATCATCGCCAGTCTTCACACCGCGTTCGGCTTCGCGATCATCGGTGCGCTCGTCGGCGAGGTGCTCGGCGCCCAGCACGGCGTCGGTCTGATCATCAGTCAGGCGCAGGGGAATTTCGACCCGAACACCGTGTTCGCCGCGATGGTGATCATGGCGGTGATCACTCTCGGGGCAGAGTATCTCCTCACCCTGTTGGAGCGCAGCCTGCTGAAGTGGCGTCCGCCGAGCCGCTCCGAAACGCAGGCGATCTGA